The genomic segment GATGATAGGTGGTGAGATCAGGCTGGAAAACAAACATGCCACCATTGAGGTAGAAAGGAGGCTGAGGGCCGAGTTCGTGCGGCCATCGAAGCTTCTGTGGGCAGACATCGCCGGACATCTCACACACGCAATCCACCACCCCATAGAAATACCCACTCGGAAGCTCAAATAGGTGATCTACATTATCAAACACTTGTACATCCGCATCCATATATATCATTCTCTCATACTCCACAAACTACACATCATCATACAAAACCATATTCAATGCACAACAAAAATGTGATTAATGTGTAAATTTGTTACTCCTTCAGTCCCTCAAATTGCCTAGTTCCTTTCTTTTCGGTATGAGATCAAAAAAAATTTGATGTTCGAATATTAATTAGACAAAAAATGTAAAACAGGAAATTGAAcaattttttgccaaaaaaattaattcaagtGATTTCGAATTACTCAAAATAGAATACGAGTCAACTAATTTATGAAATAGAAAATACCAGAATACGACTCTATTAACTTGCGACAGAGTAAATACCTCCCAAAGGCGAAGCTTGCAGTAGTTGAGAAGGAAATAATTCCTAACATATGCGTGGTTCTGATCGGCACCGGCACACGGGAACGCCGGCTCGATCTCACGGAGTACACATCCCTGCTCCACCAGGATGCGGCGGTGCTCCACCGGCACGTCGGCCAGGATCGCCACCACAAGTGGGAAAGCAGCGCCGACTTTCCTCAAACCCTTAGCCAACCCAACGACGCCTTTCACATAGTCGCCGGCGCCGGCCAAGAAAGTCACGTAGGCATGCTTAGAAGCGCCAACCACCGGCGCCGCCGCGTTTCCGGCTGTTGACTTCACAATCTCGGGAGCCATTTTCGGTTGGTTTAATTTGCAATCGCAACTTTTTTGTGACCTATGAATATGTTTTGGAAGAGAGTGTTTGGATGAAGAGATTTGATAATATAAATAAGGTGGATGACTTTGGAGCTAAGTCAGCAAAAATGGTAACGTGTAATAACGCAGAGGGAATCGTATGACACGTGGAAAACTTCTTCATTTAAACATATCATCTTTGCTTCTTCTTCCTTCGGTTCTTGCACTATAGTTATAGTATTGCAAAGCAAAAATAGCTAACGTACAATAGTACAAGTAAATTTGTCCCACATAATGC from the Salvia splendens isolate huo1 unplaced genomic scaffold, SspV2 ctg414, whole genome shotgun sequence genome contains:
- the LOC121790112 gene encoding galactinol synthase 2-like, which encodes MAPEIVKSTAGNAAAPVVGASKHAYVTFLAGAGDYVKGVVGLAKGLRKVGAAFPLVVAILADVPVEHRRILVEQGCVLREIEPAFPCAGADQNHAYVRNYFLLNYCKLRLWEFVEYERMIYMDADVQVFDNVDHLFELPSGYFYGVVDCVCEMSGDVCPQKLRWPHELGPQPPFYLNGGMFVFQPDLTTYHHLIHTLSITPPTPFAEQDFLNMFFREKMKAISPEYNLLVAMLWRHPEAVDVEKAKVVHYCVAGSKPWRFTGEEENMEREDMKMLVNKWWDIYNDASLDFNVAQRLTKGLPLSREVVVVHYRSASSAA